Part of the Sorghum bicolor cultivar BTx623 chromosome 1, Sorghum_bicolor_NCBIv3, whole genome shotgun sequence genome, AGCTTGCAAAAAGGTATGTGTCAAATTATTTCTTTGCTCATCTTCACTATTAAATCTCAATATACACATTTCCAATGTTTACTATTATTTAGGTCCTTGAAGAGGGATGATGCTACCAAAGATCTTAATAGAGCTATAGAGGTCAGTTGCTCCTCAATGTAGTTCTAGAGCTTCCTTACTGGTCGTGCTTTGTTTTTGCTGGATTTCTAAAGTGGCAATTGCATTACAGATTGGAGATGAGGATGCAGTTGAAAAGTTTAGTAAAAGAACTgtcaaggtaatgcttctactcTTTGAAGAAATAAGCAATAAAGAGTATCCTTGAATTTATATCAGATGAAGCAGCCTTCTAGTCTCGCATGAAATATGTCATTTGGAGTCTCTTTAGCAAAACGGTTTAAGCCTTTTAAGCAGTTTGAGAGTGTTAGTACTAATTTTTGTTAACTTGTGGAGTCATTTTGAGCATGTACTGTGATTTCTGCCTTCCCTTTCCAGGTTACAAGAAAGCACAATGATGACTGCAAGAGGTTGTTAAGATTGATGGGTGTCCCTGTAGTTGAGGTATTATTATTGCTTTTGTCCAGCTATCAGTTAAGTTTGTTTTTCTTTACTTTTCTATACAGATCAGCTACTGCTGTTTATTGATGTCTTCTTCCAGTGCCATGGGGGGTTAGTAGAATATTGATAATCTTTTGAACTTAAGAATGTTTTTGCACTAGGATGCTTTAAGCATTTGGTTAACTCCTATTTGGCTTCTCAGACAAGTTTAAGTCATTCCCTCTGTCTATGTATATTAACATTCCTGAGATTTTTAGCACGGATTAAGCATGAAGGGAAAAACCTTGATGCTCCTCTCTAAAGCGCTTGAGCCTTGGGAGATAATTTAATGAGTGCTGTTTTGAGCCTGTGACCGAGGTGGAATATTAAGAATGCTTAAAATACATACATATCTCTAATAGTATACAATTTTTAAACACCATAGATACATGGCCAGAGGGACGACATCCCTACATTTCAAGTTGAGCTCATGAGTCAGCCCTCTAGGTTCATGAGCTTAGGGCTCTAGAAACCTTTTAGGTAAGCTTAGCCAAGTCTCTTGCTGATGGGGGGATTAAGCAGATGGCTTAACTGAAAATAAGATGTCTTTTTGGTATCGATTTGAACTTATTTGCTGTTAAGATTGGGCTTTAACTAGTACAAATAGACCATTGCTACACATTGCACAAGTTGATATATAAACTTTGGCAATCGATAGCTGCCCACACATGATATAGATGTTATCACTACAGAGAAAAACACAATTTGATTTTTTGATCGGGTGCGggtgtgatttttttttgagttAAAGGGCTATAGCCCCGGCCTTTCAATTAACGTCAAAAGACCAAGATCCAGTTTACAGCGCAAAAATTTAAACCAGCAGAACCGTGTCCACCTGGACCCAACAGACCTACACCAAAGAACCAACAAAAAGCGGCACAATAAACCGCACAAACTCCTTCGGGTGTGATTCTTCTGTCTGGAACAGATTCTGTACTCTGATTTGATGGCAGCAATGCAAGCATGGTACCTGGTCTTTGTGATCTCGTACTGTTATAGCATCATAGGTAATAAGTAATGTATAAATCCTTTGAAAAACTAGCCCAGGCCGTGGAACCGGCATGTAATCGGACCACTTCTACCTTTTTATGGATTGACACAtagctctcctgcgtgttcgagaaaaaaaggtaataattaattaagtttCCTGATCACTTCCACAGGCACCAGGTGAGGCTGAAGCACAGTGTGCAGCACTTTGTGAAAATCACCAGGTATACCAAGTTAATAGCTCTCTGGAATCCTGTATCTTagcataattttattttattttcattctGAGTTGTGAATACCAGGTTTATGCTGTAGCTTCAGAGGACATGGACTCACTGACTTTTGGTGCCCGAAGGTTTCTTCGTCACTTAACTGACCTTGGTTATAAGAAATCTCCTGTGACAGAATTTGATGTGTCAAAGGTATCGTCACATATTTTCTTTATCTTATTTTATCCTTTAGTCTCTTAGTGATTCTTTATGATTTCCCAGGTTTTGGAAGAACTTGGACTCACGATGGATCAATTCATTGACTTGTGTATCCTTAGTGGATGTGATTACTGTGAGAATATTAAAGGTATTTTCATTAGATTAAACTCATCATATGATTCAGTAAATAGCTTCTATTAAGagattgtggttcccttgattAGTTCTACTTGTTCATCTGCTCATTTCATGGGGCTTTAACATAAACGCTGTGGTCTTTATTTTCAGTTTTGTTCTGTGGGTGTTTGTGTGCATGTCAGTGTTGTTGGGGATATCTTCCCCTGTATTTCAGACCTTTCTAAATATAACGAAATGATACACAACTCTCTTTCGTGTTCGATAAAAAACATCTACGCTGCCCCAAATTTAGTAGCAATAAACTGTGGAAGCCAAATGTCCCAGGCTTTAGTTTTTAGGCTCAATTATATTTTCTGTAATTTCCTTCTGTTGACTAAATTCTGAATCAATGTCACTTCAAGCTCCAAGTTTGCTTTATAGTATCTTTGCTTCAGGCTGATAGTTTGGTGCCATATGTTATCTACAATCTGAACAATCTTCAAACCAATAACATTCACCACCACACTGTAATCTATAAGGTATTTAAATTTTCTTGTAACTGTCATGTTCTTCTGTTCGTAGGTATCGGGGGACAAAGAGCCTTGAAACTCATTCGTCAGCATGGTTGCATAGAAGAAGTTCTGCAAAATCTGAACCAGACGAGGTATGTTTGGATGAGATAGTCCTTGTCTTATACATTCAGTCACATGTTCACTCAAATCCTGTCTAGTAAGTTGCGTTGCCACTTTGCCAGAAAAGTACACATTTTTTTGAACTCGGAAAAAGTCTACTTAACCCCATCAACTATTAGTGGTTGTCTACTTCACCCCCTCACCTATAAAACCAAGTATTTTACCCCTTAAACTATTGAAAACCGTCTAAATAACCCCCTGAGGCGATTTTGAAGGTGGTTTTGCTAAATGGCATATTAAAAAGTCTATATGACCCCCTAACGTATCAAGGATTGACTGCATGACCCCCCTCAACTATAAAGTATGATGTCGTAGCCCGTAAAGTATGAAATAATGTTCAAATGACTCATTGGGTGGTCTTTAGGCTCATTGGGACACCGTATCCTGCCACACTGGCCTAATCACACATGCTTGCACGTAGGCCATTTATTGCCTCCATTTCCCCACTCCTTCTATACTGACCCACCATCCAACGAGCAGCATGTGACAtcttgtctcctttatctcccaTCACTGTCGATGGCATTGAGCTCAAGAACACCACACCTACATCCTCGGCGTTCAGCCTCGCACATCCTCCATCTGGTCGTCCTTCAGTTTTTTAGGTAACCATTAGAGGTGAAAGCAATAGGGGGGCAAGGATGTGGGAGGAGCTGGATCACAAGGGCGCTACCATAGTGCATGTGCtcaatgtcatcaaggagtacatGAGGTGGAGTAGGAAACAAGGTGGTGTTTGAACATTATTTGATGCTTTACGGGCTATAATATCATGTTTTATAGTTGAGGGGGTCATGCAGTCAACCCTTGATATGTTAGGGAGTTACATAGACTTTTAATATATCACGTCAGCAAAACCACCTTCAAAACCGACTTAGGGGGTTACTTAGACTGTTTTTAATAGTTTGAGGGGTAAAATACCTGGTTTTATAGGTGAGGTGGTGAAGTAGACAACTGCCAATAGTTGAGGGAGTTAAGTAGACCTTTTCCTTTTGAACTCCATGAAATGATAATGTATGCAATGGAATGCCAAATGCCCTTTCAATGGCGACAATGATGTTATGTTATATGGACATGGTAATGTATGCTTAGCGTGAATAGCATTGGATTATGTGTGCCTTGTGAGTGTTAGCAGGTACAAGTTCTGCAAATTATTCGAACTGTTTTTTTGCAAGTcactgcccccccccccccccaatatATAATACTGagaagattttttttattacgCTGCTATGTTATACACTGCACACCAATTGTTTTACACCAGTAACATGTATCCTAATGCCTCTGACTATACCACCACTCTGCGGCCTGCTCCTGCACAGCTTCTTCTGCTACTgcccattttgctatgtcaccATGCTGTTTATGCTATGTGCTTCTGCTAGGGGGCATCACGTCAACATGTGGTCATGCCACAAAATGTATCTACTAAAATGTGCAGTTCGTAACAGCAAGATCTGCTATGCTGTCAAGTAGTTGCAGTTTGTAACAACTTTAAAAAATATATCAAGGATTAATTAATTATTCAAAAGCTCAGTCATTAACCAGTTTATATTTCTGTAGCTCTGTACTCAGGAGTTGGTGCTACTGGCATGGTTTTCTTGATTACCATGTTATTCTCTGAGTGATCTTGAATTGCTGGTCTTACTGTGCATGTTCTTTTTGGATCTGTAGATTCAGTGTTCCAGAAGACTGGCCTTACCAGGAAGTTCGGACTTTGTTTAAGGAACCTAATGTTTCTGCAGGAATTTCAGATTTCACGTGGACCTCACCAGACACAGAGGTTTTCATTGATAGACCATAGTACATGATTCCTACTGTTTCACAAGCTAAGCATGCTTTGCTTTCTGTGTTCAGGGCCTTATGGGTTTCTTGTCAACAGAAAACAGTTTCAGTCCTGATAGGGTAACAAAGGCATGTATTATTTAGTTTATTTCACTCCCAAATTCTTTTTTGACTATCCTAACACCAAATGGTTGGTTTCATGGAATAATATATGCTTTCTTTCATTAGGCAGTAGAAAAGATAAAGGCTGCAAGGGATAGGTATTCCCCAGGCAGGTGAGTTTGCAGTCTCCATGTTATCTCATGGAGATTGGAGAATTATCCATACACATCTAAAAtgctatcttttttgtttgtGCCAGATTGAAGCATTTAACACCAGTTGCTAGCTTACCAGGAACTCACACTGGCAAGGTGCAGATCTAAAAATCTATTGTTCGAAACCTTTTTTTTGTACAGTTGTTTTGCATGATTTTAGTCTTCATCTTTTGCTTGTGTTTCATTTTCCTTAGTCACGGATTTGCATTGGTATTGTGAAAAGAAATGTTATGCAGATTATTTGTGTAATTTTGGTTACTAAAGTTCATAATATAGCTGCTATTGTCACTTGAGAAGTCTGTATTTGCCTTTGAAACAGACAAAGTTAACATTTCGATCGAGTATCTTCAATGTTTTTACTGAACTAAAATTTGAATTGGGAGAAAGTTAACATTTCAATTGAGTATCTCTTGTCAAACACACATTTCTCTCGTCTCTTCCATGTTCTGTCTCATATTCCATGCTTCTGGGTAAGCACTTTGTGTGGTGGACTAGTTGACGTATTGCATTATCGATTGTGTCCTTTCTCTTactctttgatttttttaaccAGGTATTTCTTTAAAGTTCTAAAAATTAAGAAAGGATGCCACACTGTTTCATTTCTAATTCATTCATATTCAACTGAACTGATAACAGGAACCCAAATGCATACTAGGTTCTCCAGGACAAAGTCTGAAGGTCAGGTCATCTCCACAAGTATGCAAGAGTTCAAGCTCTGGTTTCAGATATGGTAGCTCAAAGCCATTTATGCTGGGCAGACAATCTGGATATCATGGAATGCCCTATGGTCTCTCTTTTATCTAAATCTGTAGCTGCTCTGGTTTATGAGAAGATTGATCGAAGCTGTAGCTGCAGCTACATGAAAGGATGATCACTTATAATATGTTAATCTCATGCTACTATTGTAATATTTCCATTTCTATTGTAATGTAGTTAATCAACTACTGCAGTTCATCGTCGACATCTAATGCTGGTTACCGCTACACTGTTGACCTTTCCTTGCTGGCCTTcaagggtttgatatcctgaGTTTTCAGGAAGGTGTTTTTAAGCCCATGCTGAGAGGATAAACTGGCAGAAGTGTCCTTGACTTTAATGTGATAGCATTGTATGGGTCGTGTAATTACCACATTATTCATGTCGTGTAGAGGTTGTAAACTAGTATGAAATACTCATAATATTCAATGAGTTGGAAAGTACCCTTTTGTACCAGAAGTCCAGAACACTGGAACATTCCTCTGAAGGTGGCTATTCCAATTCAGTAACCATCTGGACCACACAAACTATGCCAAATGACGTATGTGCTAACTTGGAGCCATGGAAGTGTCTGATTTGCCATACCTTTTATTATTCGTGTGCTCTCCCATTCTCTATGAATTCAACAGAGGCTGGTGGATAAAAAACAGAGCTAGGAATGGCATAAAGTACTACCAAGTGCACCTATTTCTCGACCACTATGCCAAAAGTCTAGGATTTTTCAAGAAGATGCTTGTAATATTCTTTGGTGCTCTCAGTAGTTGCAATATATTCTCATGCCACTTTTGTAGGTACCTGCCATGCAGTTCTGACTTGTGAGGATATGCGGACCCTCAAGGTTGAACACGGCCTGCTTTTCTTCGGTGAAAGGAAAGAGGCATCTTTGCGTTGATGGAAAGCTACAGGCAAATTGGCTTCTGGATCGTTCAAATGCTGAATATCATGCCAATATGCCATCAATCAATCTACTAAGGCAGCTGCATAACTGTTGTGCACGTGGAGAGCTTTGGGCTGCTATAAGTAGAGCACCAGAAGCACCGGCTCCAACACCATTCATCGGAGATTCAGAAGCCTTCAACTTCAAGTCCTTGCATTTTGAAGGTAACCTTCTTGTCTGCTGTTTTATTTTCCTCTGTTACTTTATCCTTCTACAGTTCTCCTTTTGAAATGCCTTGTACCTTATTCCTGCTGCTAGAGTTGGACATTCTTTTGTGATAGTGAACTGAGCAGTACCATCAACAACTCCTAGTGTAAGTTTTCAGAAGTAACTTCAAAGTAAAAAGTTTAAAACTAAGGCATGCCTAAAACTAACTGAAACCGTGGAATTGGCATTTAAAACAGACTGTTTCTATCTGTGtatatgcaatgacataagtCTCCTCTTGTCCAAGGGAAAAAAATAGAAGTAGCTTCAACTTGCATCTAGGAAGCATGTCAGACCATGGAAAACAACACTTGCATCTAGAAAGTGGTCATCTTCACTCCTGCAGACAACGCCAAATGCTTCATTCTTCAGGCAGCCAGTAGGGTGTGGGGATACATCTCCACTTCTGTTATGTGACTATGGGTCTTGTCCTTTAAGCCTCTCATCGCACATACTGGATCATCTGAGAAATGCTTGACAAAACCAAAAGTCAACAGAAGGATCTAAAATCCACATTCACGGAGAACCCTTTTCCTTTGCCATATAAACTGCTCACCAGGAGCATCAAAATTTCCCTCTAAGCAGCATTTTACGGGTCTTTTTTTACGTGTCTTGAGTATCACAACCAGAAATTAGTAAAAGGAAACAGTGAAAAGAGTTCGTTCTAATCGACACGTGCCGTTCCCCTGTGACAAAATAGAATCGATACATATTACATTTTGGTTGACCTTGCTGTAAACGAGTCATACTATTGTAATTCTCAGTCTTCTATCCATGACAAGTTAGCAGCATCACATCCAATTATTCATGCTTATTCCTTTAAGATCGTTTACATGGTTGGCACAAACTTAGTAATGCTAGTTGCCCGTGCTCACTACACGTGACAACTCAACTATGATAAACCATGTCGTTTAGGGCCCGAACGCCGGTGTCTTGCGAGTGCAATCGGTTGCAAGGTACCTGGCTGCGATGGGGCCATCTGCTGCTTCTTCAAACAGGCCATCAAAAGGGAGCAGGGCCTCAACTTCCAACGTGGACGAGGGGGCCTTCAGGGGCTTTGCCACTGTCGAAGGGTCCAGGATGGTCACTTGATCCACTCTCTCAAGAGTGCGGGCACCATGCACGGACGAGATggtggccatggccatggccatggcaaCAAGGAGGAGGAGAGCTGTGAGGTTGGCAAGCTTGGCCATT contains:
- the LOC8080210 gene encoding flap endonuclease 1-B isoform X2, with the protein product MGIKGLTKVLAEHAPRAAVQRRVEDYRGRVIAVDASLSIYQFLIVVGRKGSELLTNEAGEVTSHLQGMLNRTVRMLEAGIKPVFVFDGEPPEMKKKELAKRSLKRDDATKDLNRAIEIGDEDAVEKFSKRTVKVTRKHNDDCKRLLRLMGVPVVEAPGEAEAQCAALCENHQVYAVASEDMDSLTFGARRFLRHLTDLGYKKSPVTEFDVSKVLEELGLTMDQFIDLCILSGCDYCENIKGIGGQRALKLIRQHGCIEEVLQNLNQTRFSVPEDWPYQEVRTLFKEPNVSAGISDFTWTSPDTEGLMGFLSTENSFSPDRVTKAVEKIKAARDRYSPGRLKHLTPVASLPGTHTGKVLQDKV
- the LOC8080210 gene encoding flap endonuclease 1-B isoform X1, whose translation is MGIKGLTKVLAEHAPRAAVQRRVEDYRGRVIAVDASLSIYQFLIVVGRKGSELLTNEAGEVTSHLQGMLNRTVRMLEAGIKPVFVFDGEPPEMKKKELAKRSLKRDDATKDLNRAIEIGDEDAVEKFSKRTVKVTRKHNDDCKRLLRLMGVPVVEAPGEAEAQCAALCENHQVYAVASEDMDSLTFGARRFLRHLTDLGYKKSPVTEFDVSKVLEELGLTMDQFIDLCILSGCDYCENIKGIGGQRALKLIRQHGCIEEVLQNLNQTRFSVPEDWPYQEVRTLFKEPNVSAGISDFTWTSPDTEGLMGFLSTENSFSPDRVTKAVEKIKAARDRYSPGRLKHLTPVASLPGTHTGKEPKCILGSPGQSLKVRSSPQVCKSSSSGFRYGSSKPFMLGRQSGYHGMPYGLSFI